From the Pseudodesulfovibrio alkaliphilus genome, one window contains:
- a CDS encoding TadE/TadG family type IV pilus assembly protein, whose amino-acid sequence MPRKNDRRGSIAVEAALMMTMLFAVGYVASDMHRIGIERTRLESAASSAAINIAAQPKLTRKGLDALTEIVMQGHAESQQMLIMSVMQSGRVVWALERGEAEDLCEPPIEEGYYTGDLPEDRPEESDSGSDEDNSTFSLVVVQACRDTGDIRSYGGILMPEVLQVEGIYRANAKNITIDDELQEENQITSEAEQEL is encoded by the coding sequence ATGCCACGTAAGAACGACCGGCGCGGCTCCATTGCTGTGGAGGCGGCGCTCATGATGACCATGCTCTTCGCCGTTGGCTATGTGGCCAGCGACATGCACCGGATCGGCATTGAGCGCACCCGGCTTGAGTCCGCGGCCAGCAGCGCGGCCATCAATATCGCGGCGCAGCCGAAACTCACACGCAAGGGGCTCGACGCCCTGACCGAAATCGTCATGCAGGGACACGCCGAAAGTCAGCAGATGCTCATCATGAGCGTCATGCAGTCCGGGCGTGTCGTGTGGGCCCTGGAGCGGGGCGAAGCAGAGGATCTGTGCGAGCCGCCCATCGAGGAAGGGTACTACACCGGCGATCTGCCGGAAGATCGGCCCGAGGAGAGCGACAGCGGGAGCGATGAGGACAACAGCACCTTTTCCCTGGTCGTGGTTCAGGCCTGCCGCGACACAGGGGACATCCGGTCGTACGGGGGCATACTCATGCCGGAAGTTCTTCAGGTCGAGGGAATCTATCGGGCCAACGCCAAAAATATCACCATTGACGACGAGTTGCAGGAAGAGAACCAGATCACAAGCGAAGCGGAGCAAGAGCTATGA
- a CDS encoding TadE/TadG family type IV pilus assembly protein, whose protein sequence is MSDRIRRTGARSRSGVVSVEAAFLFPVLIIAAMVVMELANIGLTIDMGEVALQRAVQQMRASGQPGEEGESELRRNMAEASHGYLSQADIVSVFIERFESLDALGGADEDEGQEEDGSGSGFSKIPPAWRITVDIHKDFLTPLPRLLSFVDNGFQYRFEQVLSYLPRQED, encoded by the coding sequence GTGAGTGATCGCATAAGGCGTACCGGGGCGCGAAGCCGAAGCGGGGTGGTCTCGGTGGAGGCGGCGTTTCTTTTCCCGGTCTTGATCATCGCCGCCATGGTGGTCATGGAGCTGGCCAACATCGGGCTGACCATCGACATGGGCGAGGTCGCCCTGCAACGTGCCGTGCAGCAGATGCGGGCCAGCGGGCAGCCGGGCGAGGAGGGCGAAAGCGAACTGCGCCGCAACATGGCCGAGGCGTCGCACGGGTATTTGTCGCAAGCGGATATTGTTTCTGTCTTCATCGAGAGGTTCGAATCCCTCGACGCCCTGGGCGGTGCGGACGAGGACGAAGGGCAGGAAGAGGACGGCAGCGGGAGCGGGTTTTCGAAGATTCCCCCTGCGTGGCGGATCACCGTGGATATCCACAAGGATTTTTTGACCCCGCTGCCACGGTTGCTGAGTTTTGTTGATAATGGCTTTCAGTATCGATTCGAGCAGGTGTTGAGCTACCTGCCCCGGCAAGAGGATTGA
- a CDS encoding tetratricopeptide repeat protein encodes MAHSQGTKSKQMLTPPPSAQEKQATPSDSDSALRLARLLCEQGGYEGALGVYAQLDKRGGMKPLELLEYANIASLVSPPRETLSLFMRAEKALAEEMKKLPQEKKAELYTGLGRARMAVGQYDLAQANLEKALDADPQSVAALNALGVLLDTLGDHEAARKPLIQANELDPADVRILNNLALSYLSGNDPDQAIRLFNQARSLSDSPSLSLNMAFTFYLRGQEKRARASLREFMPSEQCETFMGMFAKMQQRIDAGESTISEEMLRASGKLIAIHPPAKTNDVGANVLGQDISDNSRAIGRGSAARAKAQL; translated from the coding sequence ATGGCGCATTCGCAAGGCACCAAAAGCAAGCAGATGCTCACGCCGCCGCCTTCGGCCCAGGAGAAACAGGCCACGCCCTCCGACAGCGACAGCGCCTTGCGCCTGGCCCGACTGCTCTGCGAGCAGGGCGGCTACGAGGGGGCTCTGGGCGTTTATGCGCAACTGGACAAGCGGGGAGGCATGAAGCCCCTCGAGCTGTTGGAGTATGCAAACATCGCCTCCCTGGTGTCTCCGCCGCGAGAGACGCTCTCCCTGTTCATGCGGGCCGAAAAGGCCCTTGCCGAGGAGATGAAGAAGCTGCCTCAGGAGAAGAAAGCCGAGCTGTACACTGGACTGGGTCGCGCCAGAATGGCCGTCGGCCAGTACGACCTGGCTCAGGCCAATCTGGAGAAAGCCCTGGATGCGGACCCGCAAAGCGTGGCCGCGCTCAATGCCCTGGGGGTGCTGCTTGATACCCTTGGCGACCACGAGGCAGCCAGGAAGCCCCTGATCCAGGCCAACGAGCTTGATCCTGCCGATGTGCGGATTCTGAACAATCTGGCCTTGTCGTATCTGAGCGGCAACGATCCCGATCAGGCAATTCGTCTGTTCAATCAGGCCAGGAGTTTGTCGGATTCCCCTTCACTCAGCCTCAACATGGCTTTCACATTCTATCTGCGAGGTCAGGAGAAACGGGCCAGGGCCAGCCTTCGTGAATTCATGCCTTCCGAGCAGTGCGAAACCTTCATGGGCATGTTCGCGAAAATGCAGCAACGGATTGACGCTGGCGAGAGCACCATTTCCGAGGAGATGTTGCGGGCGTCGGGCAAGCTGATTGCGATTCATCCGCCCGCAAAGACCAATGATGTCGGCGCAAACGTCCTGGGGCAGGACATTTCCGATAATTCCCGTGCCATTGGGCGCGGCAGCGCGGCCAGGGCCAAGGCTCAGCTGTGA
- a CDS encoding type II secretion system F family protein — protein MQWLVIFMMLGASGLILAAFFNESRKNPLETRLGKPSDPAERGRQGGAESIAAGRGRSLPPWVASLAELGEKLAGTEKSREDQRRLLTQAGFRQDEATGLFMIVKTGLGLSGLVMALAFGGGEGLSLGNIALAMGAFFAGGVGPEMLLKARAAARHNAITRSMPDALDLMVICAEAGLPFTRIMKVVSKELELSAPVLADELSVTSAELQLLPDRTSALRHLAERTMVPTVESMVATLIQAERYGTPLAQALNNIAAESRNSLILTLEERAGKLPAKLSIPLMTMILPPVVALVATPALMRVIRSLLS, from the coding sequence ATGCAGTGGCTTGTCATATTCATGATGCTGGGAGCAAGCGGCCTTATCCTTGCGGCCTTTTTCAACGAAAGCAGGAAAAACCCCCTTGAGACGCGACTTGGGAAGCCTTCCGACCCCGCGGAACGTGGCCGGCAGGGAGGGGCGGAGTCCATCGCCGCAGGGCGTGGGCGTTCCCTTCCTCCCTGGGTGGCAAGCCTCGCCGAACTCGGAGAAAAGCTGGCGGGCACGGAGAAAAGCCGGGAGGATCAACGCCGCCTGCTGACCCAGGCGGGGTTTCGGCAGGATGAGGCCACCGGGCTGTTCATGATCGTCAAAACCGGACTGGGTCTTTCCGGCCTGGTCATGGCCCTGGCTTTTGGCGGCGGCGAGGGCTTGAGCCTCGGCAACATCGCCCTGGCCATGGGCGCGTTCTTTGCCGGGGGCGTGGGGCCGGAAATGTTGCTCAAGGCGCGGGCAGCGGCCCGCCACAACGCCATAACGCGCAGCATGCCCGATGCGCTGGACCTGATGGTCATCTGCGCGGAAGCGGGTCTGCCGTTCACGCGCATCATGAAGGTCGTGTCCAAGGAGCTGGAGCTCAGTGCGCCCGTTCTGGCAGACGAATTGTCCGTAACCAGCGCGGAACTGCAGCTGTTGCCGGACCGCACCAGCGCCCTGCGCCATCTGGCGGAGCGGACCATGGTGCCCACGGTGGAAAGCATGGTGGCGACGCTGATTCAGGCCGAACGCTACGGCACTCCCCTGGCCCAGGCCCTGAACAACATCGCCGCCGAAAGCCGCAACTCACTCATCCTTACCCTTGAGGAACGGGCCGGCAAACTGCCTGCCAAGCTCAGCATCCCGCTGATGACCATGATCCTTCCCCCGGTCGTGGCCCTGGTTGCCACACCCGCCTTGATGCGCGTCATAAGGAGCCTTCTGTCATGA
- a CDS encoding type II secretion system F family protein: protein MLNLFTMLVFLFVLVLVYVLRAFSQRRLRREAVEDRLEQLKRQVEQDHPVRRQDADDSIVLAQDAYAGPFAKLRRAYRKLSRNIEMLGWSKNLRLRVLAVLGCGLVGSALVARMTPYPVTTVLIGTVALSAAIGMVAYQSAMNKYMEALGQALPEAIDSIARICRSGVPAQSSFAIAAENLRGPLAGELLALDHWLRLGVPLRQALQESAQRVPLREYRFFAVILIISQESGGRLADTLGGLATTLRSRAELAMKVQAKTSEARASIKIVATLVPGVLAYMYFNAPNDFQFLLSDPAGVKVLAYSAASVLSGLGITYAMVRRVR, encoded by the coding sequence ATGTTGAACCTGTTCACCATGCTCGTTTTCCTGTTCGTGCTCGTCCTTGTCTACGTCCTGCGGGCGTTCAGCCAGAGGCGTCTTCGCAGGGAAGCCGTCGAGGACAGGCTTGAGCAACTCAAGCGGCAGGTGGAACAGGACCATCCGGTACGCCGCCAGGACGCCGACGATTCCATTGTCCTGGCCCAGGACGCCTACGCGGGGCCTTTTGCCAAACTGCGAAGGGCGTACCGCAAGCTCTCAAGGAATATCGAAATGCTCGGCTGGAGCAAAAATCTGCGCCTCCGGGTGCTGGCCGTCCTAGGCTGCGGCCTGGTCGGCTCCGCCCTCGTCGCCCGCATGACGCCGTATCCGGTAACGACTGTCCTGATCGGGACCGTTGCGCTGTCCGCGGCCATCGGCATGGTGGCTTACCAAAGCGCCATGAACAAATACATGGAGGCCCTGGGGCAGGCATTGCCCGAGGCCATCGACTCCATTGCCCGCATCTGCCGCTCAGGCGTTCCGGCCCAAAGCTCCTTTGCCATTGCGGCCGAGAACCTGCGCGGCCCCCTGGCAGGAGAGTTGCTCGCCCTGGATCATTGGTTGCGTCTTGGCGTGCCGCTACGCCAGGCATTGCAGGAGTCGGCCCAGCGCGTCCCCCTGCGCGAATATCGCTTCTTCGCCGTCATCCTGATCATCAGCCAGGAGTCCGGCGGAAGGCTCGCGGACACCCTCGGAGGACTGGCCACCACCCTGCGGTCCCGTGCTGAGCTGGCCATGAAGGTGCAGGCCAAGACCTCCGAGGCCCGCGCCTCCATCAAAATCGTCGCAACGCTGGTGCCCGGTGTTCTGGCGTACATGTATTTCAATGCGCCCAACGACTTCCAGTTTCTGTTGAGCGATCCGGCCGGGGTCAAGGTCTTGGCGTACTCGGCGGCCAGCGTTCTCTCCGGGCTCGGGATAACCTACGCCATGGTCCGGCGGGTGCGCTAG
- a CDS encoding CpaF family protein has translation MLLIRRNPVEPVKQTGGMRRGFSVPQRVNSPDDEQIHAVRPVAVSPDASGDGAGQPFSEAGSSRQSPQSRSAKRTAQQPESEGSRLRRLIRDEVFTQIDPIKAATTERENLQSQINALIKSICDDNRFQLTAQEEKTIAEQMLDEMLGVGPIEPLLADDSVNDILVNGHNQIFVERFGKLELTSISFIDEEHVFNTAQRIAARVGRRIDEANPMVDARLQDGSRVNVITHPLALDGTTISIRKFARRKLSLEAMAEGGALSMDMAMLLRRAMQARLNIVVSGGTGAGKTTLLNALSFNISASDRIVTIEDAAELQLQQEHVVRLETRPESIEGGGQVTQRDLLRNALRMRPDRIILGEVRGGECFDMLQAMNTGHDGSLCTVHANTPRDALMRLENMVLMANMQLPLNAIRRQIASAVDLIVQIERMRDGARRLVSIVEVCGMEEEVIQTQELFAFRTHSLGGGGKIVGEHLSSGLRPKFYTEKNHLYED, from the coding sequence ATGTTGCTCATCAGACGAAATCCAGTAGAACCCGTCAAGCAGACCGGCGGTATGCGCCGCGGCTTTTCGGTTCCCCAGCGGGTCAATTCCCCTGACGACGAGCAAATCCATGCTGTTCGCCCGGTGGCGGTTTCGCCGGACGCCTCGGGCGACGGGGCCGGGCAGCCGTTTTCCGAGGCGGGCTCGTCGCGGCAGTCTCCGCAGTCGCGGTCCGCGAAAAGAACGGCTCAACAGCCGGAGTCCGAGGGGTCGCGGCTTCGGCGGCTCATTCGCGACGAGGTCTTTACCCAGATTGACCCCATCAAGGCCGCCACCACGGAGCGGGAAAACCTGCAGTCGCAGATCAACGCCCTCATCAAGAGCATTTGCGACGACAACCGCTTTCAGCTGACCGCTCAGGAAGAAAAGACCATCGCCGAGCAGATGCTTGATGAGATGCTCGGCGTTGGCCCCATAGAGCCGCTGCTGGCCGACGACAGCGTCAATGACATTCTGGTCAACGGCCATAATCAGATATTTGTGGAACGGTTCGGCAAGCTTGAGCTCACGTCGATTTCGTTCATCGACGAGGAGCATGTGTTCAACACGGCCCAGCGCATCGCCGCACGGGTGGGCCGCCGCATCGACGAGGCCAACCCCATGGTGGATGCCCGGCTGCAGGACGGCAGCCGTGTCAACGTCATCACGCATCCCCTGGCCCTGGACGGTACCACCATCTCCATCCGCAAGTTTGCGCGGCGCAAGCTCTCGCTGGAGGCGATGGCCGAGGGCGGCGCCCTCTCCATGGATATGGCCATGCTTCTCAGGAGGGCCATGCAGGCGCGGCTGAACATCGTTGTCTCTGGCGGTACCGGCGCGGGTAAGACGACGCTTTTGAACGCCCTGTCCTTCAACATCAGCGCAAGCGACCGCATTGTCACCATTGAGGACGCGGCAGAACTGCAATTGCAGCAAGAGCATGTGGTCCGGTTGGAGACCCGCCCCGAAAGCATTGAGGGGGGCGGGCAGGTCACGCAACGCGATCTGCTTCGCAACGCGTTGCGCATGCGCCCTGACCGCATCATTCTCGGCGAGGTGCGCGGCGGGGAGTGCTTCGACATGCTTCAGGCCATGAACACCGGCCACGACGGCTCTCTCTGCACCGTCCACGCCAACACTCCCCGCGACGCCCTGATGCGCCTTGAAAACATGGTGCTCATGGCCAACATGCAGCTCCCGCTCAATGCCATACGCAGGCAGATCGCCAGCGCGGTGGACCTGATTGTCCAGATCGAACGCATGCGCGACGGAGCCCGCCGACTGGTCTCGATAGTGGAAGTGTGCGGGATGGAGGAGGAGGTCATCCAGACGCAGGAGCTTTTCGCATTCCGAACACACTCCCTCGGAGGCGGCGGCAAGATTGTCGGGGAACATCTGAGCAGCGGCCTCCGGCCCAAGTTCTACACCGAAAAAAATCATCTGTACGAGGATTAG
- a CDS encoding AAA family ATPase, giving the protein MSSAADIAENNAGEAVAVFCRPEDAPSLEDAFNRLGRLTATIKPGGPREALAWCTQTTPPGILIVDISEEAHPTRSLAELGAVVGPGCRIIALGDKQDVNLYRKLLQLGVFDYLVTPLQLVQLSETLTRANESIWLVQPQPGCVRAGQTVAVVGATGGVGASTVVAALGQQLAGTHNIPTVLVDYDRRGSNLALLLGLEANSGLAGVLAASEVDLRLIQRALLTQEGRNGAAQRLHLLAQRPGEETPVDPELLLQLGVALCELYSMSVWDIPSHRPGGSDGLLAHADIRIIVTDYTLQNARATRMLLTDFGDESQGQRLFLVVNASRHRSRQFLPRDQFEEFLGWRVDLELPHVESALDASLLEGSLNLGRAPAFKEGMERLSNALLGNPSAPAHCPGIIKRIRQSLRLR; this is encoded by the coding sequence GTGAGCAGCGCAGCAGACATTGCCGAAAACAACGCGGGCGAGGCGGTGGCCGTATTTTGCCGCCCCGAGGATGCGCCCAGCCTCGAGGATGCCTTCAACCGCCTGGGGCGGCTGACCGCAACCATCAAGCCCGGCGGGCCCAGGGAGGCTCTGGCCTGGTGCACCCAGACCACGCCTCCCGGCATCCTGATTGTGGACATCAGCGAGGAGGCGCACCCCACGCGCTCCTTGGCGGAACTGGGGGCGGTCGTTGGTCCGGGCTGCCGCATCATTGCCCTGGGCGACAAACAGGATGTGAACCTCTACCGCAAATTGTTGCAACTTGGCGTTTTTGACTATCTGGTCACACCGCTGCAACTGGTGCAACTCTCGGAGACCCTGACCCGTGCCAACGAGTCCATCTGGCTGGTTCAGCCCCAGCCCGGCTGCGTCCGCGCCGGACAGACAGTGGCCGTCGTCGGCGCAACCGGAGGCGTGGGCGCCAGCACCGTCGTTGCCGCACTGGGGCAGCAACTGGCCGGAACGCATAACATCCCGACGGTCCTGGTCGATTACGATCGCCGCGGCAGCAATCTGGCCCTGCTGCTCGGGCTGGAGGCCAACAGCGGCCTTGCCGGGGTTCTGGCTGCGTCCGAAGTCGACTTGCGGCTTATCCAGCGGGCGCTCCTGACCCAGGAGGGCCGCAATGGCGCAGCGCAGCGGCTGCATCTGTTGGCCCAGCGGCCCGGAGAGGAGACTCCGGTGGACCCCGAGCTGCTTTTGCAGCTGGGTGTGGCGCTGTGCGAACTCTATTCCATGTCCGTATGGGATATTCCGTCGCACCGCCCGGGAGGAAGCGACGGGCTGCTGGCCCATGCGGATATACGGATCATCGTCACTGACTACACCCTGCAAAACGCACGGGCCACCCGCATGCTGCTGACGGATTTCGGCGATGAAAGCCAGGGTCAGCGGCTGTTTCTCGTGGTCAACGCCTCCAGGCATCGAAGCAGGCAATTTCTGCCCCGCGACCAGTTCGAGGAGTTCTTGGGCTGGCGGGTGGATTTGGAGCTGCCCCATGTCGAAAGCGCCCTTGACGCCAGTCTGCTTGAGGGGAGTCTGAATCTTGGCAGGGCGCCTGCCTTCAAGGAAGGCATGGAACGACTGTCCAACGCACTTCTCGGAAACCCGTCGGCCCCGGCCCATTGCCCGGGGATAATCAAACGAATTCGGCAGAGCTTGCGGCTTCGTTGA
- a CDS encoding CpaD family pilus assembly lipoprotein: protein MGSLLGGCGAERTIHRLRAANFQQERTEGVTTSVQARALYLQVSPGGGLTAESIDAANRMLTSQGPIRRQVLTIVALSPAGEKLAPRLAKTLTDAGANPPRRGAYEVEAGAGSAPAEDLTRQQQGWDIELISEAVVVNAPDCTVAQPDLWTVSPYYAIGTLGCANEANIAMMASDPRDLIRPRALAPTEGKIATSAVERYFNDETKELIDIDFGEN, encoded by the coding sequence ATGGGCTCCCTTCTTGGCGGCTGCGGAGCGGAGCGCACCATCCATCGGTTGCGGGCCGCGAATTTTCAACAAGAGCGGACAGAAGGCGTCACCACCTCGGTCCAGGCTCGTGCGTTGTATCTGCAGGTCTCGCCAGGCGGCGGCCTGACAGCCGAATCCATTGACGCGGCCAACAGGATGCTGACCTCGCAGGGGCCAATCCGCAGGCAGGTTCTGACCATCGTGGCCCTGAGTCCGGCCGGGGAGAAGCTCGCCCCGCGACTGGCCAAGACCCTGACGGACGCCGGAGCGAATCCCCCCCGGCGCGGCGCCTACGAGGTGGAGGCCGGGGCCGGATCCGCCCCCGCCGAAGACCTGACCCGGCAGCAGCAGGGGTGGGATATTGAGCTGATATCCGAGGCGGTGGTGGTCAATGCCCCTGATTGCACCGTGGCTCAGCCGGATCTTTGGACCGTATCCCCCTATTACGCCATCGGCACACTGGGATGCGCCAATGAAGCCAACATCGCCATGATGGCCAGCGATCCCCGCGACCTGATCAGACCACGCGCGCTGGCTCCGACGGAAGGCAAGATCGCCACCTCGGCGGTGGAGCGCTACTTCAACGACGAGACAAAAGAGTTAATCGATATCGATTTTGGAGAGAACTAA
- a CDS encoding type II and III secretion system protein family protein, protein MMLTDWRHTPLALLAHVALLAFLWAVPATAAPSESPKVVVRGNNESLPGNLLTAKETGQIRLHLREGFMLQLPGPAAQVLVAAPGVASFQMPAPDKAFLFGQEVGATTFYALNARGEIIAAVRIVVEYNLERLTREISSAVPGAEVELEPTLSNLMIVRGKVQTAIDAKRVIDLVESYLEAGSTGNINAASAEGGGRGGGGNRSNGDSPSNKTQVINQLRVEMSSQVNIQVRVVEVTRSLSRELGFDWRTVLSTSKGPLYFGTGNAKALYSVAAGTETFGGLMPSGSGGAIGGAMTFGQFSLSGLISALSEEGFASLLAEPNLTAMSGESASFAGGGEVPVVIVTGNSISIDYKSYGVILRMTPTVLSSNRISLHIAPEVSELTAEGAVALEGGSIIPALTVRRAETTVELASGQSFALAGMLRSNSSQQVSGVPGLRSIPLLGHLFEHEETSVTDSELVIIVTANVVDPVAYADLRTPGKGIGAVDAFLPRDASVGYLY, encoded by the coding sequence ATGATGTTAACGGATTGGCGTCATACGCCCCTGGCCCTGCTCGCCCACGTGGCCTTGCTCGCTTTTCTCTGGGCGGTTCCGGCCACTGCCGCTCCATCGGAATCTCCCAAGGTCGTCGTGCGCGGAAACAACGAATCCCTTCCCGGAAACCTGTTGACGGCAAAGGAAACCGGACAGATCCGACTCCATCTTCGCGAAGGCTTCATGCTTCAGCTGCCTGGCCCGGCGGCCCAGGTGCTGGTCGCCGCCCCCGGAGTGGCCAGCTTCCAGATGCCCGCACCTGACAAGGCGTTTCTCTTCGGCCAGGAAGTCGGGGCCACCACCTTCTACGCCCTCAACGCCAGGGGAGAGATCATTGCCGCGGTGCGCATCGTGGTGGAATACAACCTGGAGCGACTCACCCGCGAAATATCCAGCGCCGTGCCCGGCGCCGAGGTGGAGCTCGAACCGACCCTGAGCAACCTCATGATCGTCCGAGGCAAGGTGCAGACCGCCATTGACGCCAAGCGGGTCATTGATCTGGTGGAGTCCTACCTTGAGGCGGGGTCCACCGGAAACATCAACGCCGCGTCCGCAGAAGGCGGAGGACGGGGCGGCGGCGGAAACCGCTCCAACGGTGACAGCCCGTCGAACAAGACTCAGGTAATCAATCAGTTGCGGGTGGAGATGTCCTCCCAGGTCAACATCCAGGTGCGCGTGGTGGAAGTGACCCGTTCCCTTTCCCGCGAGCTGGGCTTCGACTGGCGGACCGTGCTAAGTACATCAAAAGGCCCTCTCTACTTCGGCACCGGAAACGCCAAGGCGCTCTATAGCGTGGCCGCGGGAACCGAGACCTTCGGGGGCCTCATGCCCAGCGGTTCCGGCGGTGCCATCGGCGGTGCCATGACCTTTGGTCAGTTTTCTTTGAGCGGCCTCATCTCGGCCCTTTCCGAAGAGGGCTTTGCCTCCCTGCTGGCCGAGCCCAACCTCACGGCCATGTCGGGCGAAAGCGCGTCCTTTGCGGGAGGTGGCGAAGTGCCCGTGGTCATCGTCACCGGCAACAGCATAAGCATTGACTACAAGTCCTATGGCGTCATCCTGCGCATGACGCCCACCGTTCTTTCGTCAAACCGGATAAGCCTGCACATTGCGCCCGAAGTCAGCGAGTTGACAGCCGAAGGTGCGGTCGCCCTTGAGGGTGGCTCCATCATTCCCGCCCTCACTGTCCGACGGGCGGAGACGACCGTGGAGCTGGCCAGCGGCCAGAGCTTTGCCCTGGCAGGCATGTTGCGCTCCAACTCCTCGCAACAAGTCTCTGGAGTGCCCGGACTGCGAAGCATTCCGCTGCTGGGCCACCTCTTTGAGCATGAGGAGACAAGTGTGACCGACTCCGAATTGGTCATCATAGTGACCGCCAACGTGGTCGATCCCGTTGCCTATGCCGACCTGCGCACCCCGGGAAAGGGAATCGGAGCCGTAGACGCCTTTCTGCCCAGGGACGCTTCCGTGGGATACCTGTATTGA
- the cpaB gene encoding Flp pilus assembly protein CpaB, whose protein sequence is MKLRQSSVALLAVAIVLATSSALVARNLMRPPEPQKIIVEKQPEPVAAPEFVLVAVNGLQPGDFVDGSTVQWAQMEAAGIRPGEIVGNSADSRRKHEQNLFGATVRQDIEAGKPIMDNLLLRPGSPGFIAAVLSPGMRAISIPISAVTSNAGLVSAGDWVDVILSVERSEAAMMSAESGGLAQANLAAQTILRRVRVLALNSDTTSLAPLSVVATNGQEVSTAAKGAQPQRRNVYETITLEATPDEAERLAVAREAGSLQVVLRSVKDVDTADAELAEGNKDQVTRLHDATSIFVSNKKSKTTAMVQTFHGAKVGAVNF, encoded by the coding sequence ATGAAGTTGAGACAATCCTCTGTTGCGCTGCTGGCTGTCGCAATTGTGTTGGCCACGAGTTCGGCCCTGGTGGCGCGGAACCTGATGCGCCCCCCGGAGCCTCAGAAAATCATTGTTGAGAAGCAGCCCGAGCCCGTGGCTGCACCCGAGTTCGTGCTTGTTGCCGTGAACGGCTTGCAGCCAGGCGATTTCGTGGACGGAAGTACCGTTCAATGGGCCCAGATGGAGGCGGCTGGAATCCGCCCCGGGGAAATCGTCGGCAACTCCGCCGACTCCCGGCGCAAGCACGAGCAGAATCTGTTCGGCGCCACCGTGCGGCAGGACATTGAGGCCGGAAAACCAATCATGGACAACCTGCTGTTGCGCCCAGGGAGCCCGGGATTCATCGCTGCGGTGCTTTCCCCGGGAATGCGGGCCATCTCGATCCCCATTTCGGCGGTGACGAGCAATGCGGGGCTGGTGAGCGCGGGCGACTGGGTGGACGTGATCCTCAGTGTGGAGCGGAGCGAAGCCGCCATGATGTCTGCCGAATCCGGCGGGCTGGCCCAGGCCAATCTCGCTGCCCAGACCATTTTGCGCCGGGTGCGCGTCCTGGCCCTCAACAGCGACACGACAAGCCTGGCCCCGTTGTCCGTGGTCGCCACCAACGGGCAGGAAGTGTCCACGGCGGCCAAGGGCGCACAGCCTCAGCGTAGAAACGTCTATGAGACAATCACGCTGGAGGCCACTCCAGACGAAGCCGAGCGATTGGCGGTTGCCCGTGAGGCCGGATCGCTGCAGGTCGTGCTGCGCAGCGTGAAGGATGTAGACACGGCCGACGCGGAACTGGCGGAGGGGAACAAGGATCAGGTCACCCGCCTGCACGATGCCACCTCCATCTTCGTGTCCAACAAGAAGTCGAAGACCACGGCCATGGTGCAGACATTTCACGGCGCCAAAGTCGGAGCGGTCAACTTCTGA
- a CDS encoding A24 family peptidase produces MDAMTIFGLPGAVCLALAATLAASCDLLYRRIPNPLTVALLGLWGLFCLWAAVSVGRAGFPPTGLVFGVGCSAAVLIGGYALFCLGALGAGDVKFAAVSCLWLGEEAVAFLLATALAGGLMILQLPMLRRVEMVLASLVMRMPGPVGATSGSIPAILLREDAQGVPYGPAIAAGIFVALMRTWA; encoded by the coding sequence ATGGATGCCATGACAATCTTCGGTCTGCCGGGTGCAGTGTGTCTGGCTCTGGCAGCAACGCTGGCCGCCAGCTGCGACTTGCTCTACCGGCGCATTCCCAATCCGCTGACAGTCGCCCTGCTCGGGTTGTGGGGTCTGTTCTGCCTCTGGGCCGCTGTGAGTGTCGGCCGGGCGGGGTTTCCGCCCACGGGGCTGGTCTTCGGCGTTGGTTGCTCGGCCGCCGTGCTGATAGGGGGATACGCTCTGTTCTGCCTGGGGGCGCTCGGTGCCGGGGACGTGAAATTCGCTGCCGTGTCATGTCTGTGGTTGGGTGAAGAGGCTGTCGCGTTTCTGCTGGCGACGGCCCTGGCCGGGGGTCTGATGATTCTGCAGCTCCCGATGCTTCGCCGGGTGGAGATGGTACTGGCGTCCCTGGTCATGCGCATGCCGGGACCAGTCGGAGCGACCTCTGGTTCGATTCCTGCGATTTTGCTGCGTGAGGACGCGCAAGGGGTGCCTTACGGGCCAGCAATCGCGGCAGGGATCTTTGTTGCGTTGATGCGAACATGGGCGTGA
- a CDS encoding Flp family type IVb pilin: MFDLKSMKAFVEDESGVTAIEYGILAAAMAAAIGYIFASDGAFISALRGKFQDIASDITDAGTDIKK; encoded by the coding sequence ATGTTCGATCTGAAAAGCATGAAGGCGTTTGTTGAAGACGAGAGCGGCGTTACCGCCATCGAGTACGGAATCCTGGCCGCGGCCATGGCCGCGGCCATCGGCTACATCTTCGCCTCTGATGGGGCATTCATTTCCGCCCTGCGCGGGAAGTTTCAAGACATCGCGTCCGACATCACCGATGCCGGTACCGACATCAAGAAATAG